One window of Fusarium keratoplasticum isolate Fu6.1 chromosome 2, whole genome shotgun sequence genomic DNA carries:
- a CDS encoding Fe2OG dioxygenase domain-containing protein — MKAFLTRPKRKASPPQPDRTEPEEPTEVKLALLSSLHPTFEQEDLLDILLAHDGSVSEASASLKIRPQAKKGGRAIGYQQSLKQYASPSSSSSLATSPVKKKFKSKKGSTLHLYDPEDVAEHTPCTIIHNFLPPEDANELLKELLEEAKTFEKPPFQLFENVVSSPHTSSFFVESYDEIRRTKTDYHYNGARLTDVRRITPQLLKVKPKVQEAVNAEIQKRIKTRYPGGKKLKYQPPEDWIPNSAIVNNYRGPQESVGWHSDHLTYLGPRAVIGSVSLGVAREFRVRRIIPKDSDKKPVEDADAEGQISIHLPHNSLLVMHAEMQEEWKHCISPALSIDPHPISGVSRINITYRDHRANMHPRRTPRCPCGVPCVLRVVTKKKENFGKYFWMCYAGNVPGKDNCGFFQWAEFDDDGNPLFKKTDPKTS; from the exons ATGAAAGCCTTCCTGACACGCCCTAAACGGAAAGCTTCCCCGCCTCAACCGGACAGGAcggagccggaggagccAACAGAGGTCAAGTTGGCACTCTTGTCATCTCTGCATCCGACATTCGAGCAGGAAGACTTGTTGGATATTCTACTGGCCCATGATGGATCCGTCTCTGAGGCGTCCGCTTCGCTCAAGATTCGGCCCCAGGCGAAGAAGGGCGGTCGGGCCATTGGGTATCAGCAGTCCCTGAAGCAGTATGCGTCGCCAAGTAGCTCAAGCTCACTGGCCACGTCgccggtgaagaagaagttcAAGTCGAAGAAAGGCAGCACTCTGCACCTCTACGACCCGGAAGACGTCGCAGAGCACACGCCATGCACCATCATCCACAACTTCCTCCCACCTGAGGACGCCAACGAGCTCCTGAAGGAGCTGTTGGAGGAAGCAAAGACATTCGAAAAGCCACCCTTTCAGTTGTTTGAGAATGTCGTCTCCAGCCCGCACACATCGAGTTTCTTTGTCGAGAGTTACGACGAGATCCGGCGGACAAAGACCGACTATCACTACAATGGGGCTAGACTGACG GATGTACGGCGGATTACACCACAGCTCCTCAAGGTGAAACCCAAGGTTCAAGAAGCCGTCAACGCCGAGATTCAGAAGCGGATCAAGACACGTTACCCAGGGGGTAAGAAGCTCAAGTATCAGCCGCCAGAGGACTGGATTCCCAACTCGGCCATTGTCAACAATTACCGCGGTCCGCAGGAGAGCGTTGGCTGGCACAGCGATCATCTGACATATCTCGGTCCACGAGCGGTTATTGGGTCCGTCTCCCTCGGTGTCGCCCGCGAGTTTCGAGTCCGTCGGATAATACCGAAGGACAGCGATAAGAAGCCCGTCGAGGATGCAGACGCCGAGGGTCAGATATCCATCCACCTCCCCCACAACTCGCTTCTGGTAATGCATGCCGAAATGCAGGAGGAGTGGAAGCACTGCATCTCGCCGGCGTTGTCGATAGATCCCCACCCCATCTCAGGGGTAAGTcgcatcaacatcacctATAGGGATCACCGCGCCAACATGCACCCTCGGCGCACGCCAAGGTGTCCATGCGGTGTCCCCTGCGTGCTCAGAGTGgtgaccaagaagaaggagaactTTGGCAAGTACTTTTGGATGTGCTATGCCGGCAACGTGCCGGGCAAGGACAACTGCGGCTTCTTTCAGTGGGCCGAatttgacgatgatggaaatCCTTTATTTAAGAAGACAGATCCAAAGACATCCTAA
- a CDS encoding Peroxin-7: MAAMLEFRTQGFNPYAVKYSPYYDSRIAVATSANFGIVGNGRVFTLGLTAQGVQVEKTFDTNDALYDLAWSEINENQLIVACGDGSLKLFDLGVNDFPVMNFHEHKREAFSVCWSPVTKDTFISSSWDGTVKIWSPTRNQSIKTLPIGNCTYSTSFCPSNPALISAVSSDSHLRIFDLRTPSSAKYHLTTTIPVHAPPLQPSPISAPSQPSEILTHDWNKYRDTVIATGGVDRVLRTFDIRNPAAGPLSVMQGHEYAVRRLAWSPHASDTLISASYDMTVRLWNDGSGQPQNPAMGPSIGNQVGIMNRHTEFVTGVDWCLFGMGGWVASVGWDERVLLWDANMLMGQRIP; the protein is encoded by the exons atggctgccatgctAGAGTTCCGCACGCAGGGCTTCAACCCCTACGCCGTAAAGTACTCGCCGTACTACGACTCGCGCATCGCCGTCGCGACGTCGGCCAACTTTGGCATCGTAGGCAATGGCCGCGTGTTCACGCTCGGCCTGACGGCCCAGGGCGTGCAGGTTGAGAAGAC TTTCGATACCAACGATGCGCTCTATGACCTGGCCTGGTCCGAGATCAACGAGAACCAGCTTATTGTCGCCTGCGGAGATGGATCGCTGAAGCTGTTTGACCTAGGCGTCAACGACTTCCCCGTCATGAACTTTCACGAGCACAAGAGGGAAGCCTTCTCAGTCTGCTGGAGTCCTGTGACCAAGGACACCTTCATCTCAAGCTCCTGGGACGGAACAGTCAAGATC TGGTCGCCAACGCGAAACCAGTCTATAAAGACCCTCCCCATCGGAAACTGCACTTACAGCACATCTTTCTGCCCCTCCAACCCCGCCTTGATCTCTGCCGTATCCTCCGACTCGCATCTCCGCATCTTCGACCTCCGAACACCATCCTCTGCCAAGTACCACCTCACGACCACCATACCTGTTCATGCGCCTCCCCTGCAGCCTTCGCCCATAAGCGCCCCAAGTCAACCTTCCGAGATCCTTACTCATGACTGGAACAAGTACAGAGACACCGTCATCGCCACGGGCGGCGTGGACAGGGTCCTGCGAACGTTTGACATCCGAAACCCCGCCGCCGGTCCGCTGTCCGTCATGCAAGGGCACGAGTACGCCGTCCGGAGGCTGGCGTGGAGTCCCCATGCGAGCGACACTCTCATCAGCGCTAGCTACGATATGACGGTCCGCCTCTGGAACGACGGCTCTGGCCAACCGCAGAACCCAGCCATGGGTCCCTCAATAGGCAATCAGGTGGGCATCATGAACCGCCATACCGAGTTTGTCACTGGAGTTGATTGGTGTCTCTTCGGAATGGGTGGTTGGGTCGCCTCTGTAGGCTGGGATGAGCGGGTGCTACTGTGGGACGCCAACATGCTCATGGGCCAGCGAATACCGTGA
- a CDS encoding MFS domain-containing protein, protein MSESTLPGDSRSTLSSTELEEMSCPIDRCYPDIQHQEDPEAPPEGGYGWVCVAATFLINAHTWGINSAYGVILAFYLSDHTFPGTTALDYAFVGGLSIACAMLVSPLATALVHHCGISVTIVIGAVFEAVSLITTSFVGRNWQLFLSQGICFGIGMGLCFIGSVGVTSHWFEKRRSLVNGIAAAGSGIGGLTYSLATGAMIPRLDFPWTMRILGIICFAVNLSCGSLLRLPPKEKQRSKGAAMRFSVLRNVQYNILLAWAFLSSMAYVVLLFSLSSYAVAIGLTQHQGSIASALLNLGQAFGRPGVGVLSDKLGRFNVALAATFLSGFFCFVFWVFAKSMVALCFFAMVIGLVAGTLWATAAPLAAEVVGLGNMSSALGVLWLVLGPPTAVAEAIAVKLRDNETDEYPYLRVQMFAGAMYVSAALCLALLKYMRFSAKK, encoded by the exons ATGTCCGAATCAACTCTTCCCGGTGACAGTCGCTCGACCTTGTCTTCGACAGAACTTGAAGAGATGTCGTGTCCAATCGATCGTTGTTATCCAGATATTCAACACCAGGAAGACCCGGAGGCCCCCCCTGAAGGAGGGTATGGCTGGGTGTGCGTTGCTGCGACTTTCCTGATTAATGCCCATACTTGGGGCATCAACAGT GCATACGGCGTTATCCTCGCCTTCTATCTCTCAGATCATACCTTCCCCGGCACCACGGCGCTTGATTACGCCTTTGTTGGCGGCCTCAGCATCGCATGTGCCATGCTCGTTTCTCCCTTAGCAACCGCTCTGGTACATCACTGCGGTATAAGTGTTACCATTGTCATTGGGGCAGTCTTTGAAGCGGTCTCGCTGATAACAACATCCTTTGTCGGCAGAAACTGGCAACTATTCCTCTCCCAGGGCATCTGCTTCGGCATCGGCATGGGTCTCTGCTTCATAGGCTCGGTAGGGGTGACCTCTCACTGGTTCGAAAAACGTCGAAGCCTTGTGAATGGAATCGCGGCCGCTGGCTCTGGGATTGGCGGTCTTACATACTCGTTGGCGACAGGGGCCATGATCCCCCGGCTGGACTTTCCATGGACTATGCGAATCCTTGGAATCATATGCTTTGCTGTAAACCTGTCGTGTGGAAGCCTACTTCGTCTCCCACCCAAGGAAAAACAGAGATCCAAGGGCGCTGCGATGCGGTTCTCTGTGCTCCGGAATGTGCAGTACAACATCCTTCTGGCATGGGCCTTCCTGAGCAGCATGGCATACGTGGTGCTGCTATTCAGTCTTTCCAGCTACGCCGTGGCCATAGGCTTGACGCAGCATCAAGGCAGTATCGCCAGTGCGCTCCTGAACCTCGGTCAAGCCTTTGGCCGGCCTGGAGTCGGAGTTCTGAGCGACAAACTCGGGAGGTTCAACGTTGCCTTGGCCGCCACCTTCTTATcaggcttcttctgcttTGTTTTCTGGGTCTTTGCAAAGTCCATGGTGGCGCTTTGCTTCTTCGCCATGGTCATTGGCTTGGTAGCAGGGACTCTGTGGGCAACGGCGGCTCCGTTGGCAGCAgaggttgttggtcttggtaaTATGTCGAGTGCCCTGGGGGTCCTGTGGTTGGTGCTGGGGCCTCCTACCGCTGTGGCAGAGGCCATCGCCGTAAAACTAAGGGACAACGAGACAGACGAGTACCCGTATCTTCGGGTGCAGATGTTTGCTGGGGCCATGTATGTTTCTGCTGCTTTGTGCCTGGCATTGTTGAAGTATATGCGGTTTTCTGCTAAGAAGTAG
- a CDS encoding Zn(2)-C6 fungal-type domain-containing protein, with translation MYSLRPCWASDISDRLERLESLLLETLGRNSAEHALAPKQEAQGQEPQIQEARAVPVPPTKPTCLNHVSSRPWEALLQAGNRAHYVDNTNLLDLFQDEDRINPPELEEVQESVPGSSSGLSLALGLSPMDLDSGTDPDRLHPDARLALRLWTVYAERVDPVLKILHIPTAQSAMIAMISGPKQTNHSLEALAFAVYFAAATSLSENEMSTISVDSRQGFLQKCKLGLNQAITKADFLNEPNMTTLQALAIFATCLRVHDNSRAVWVLIGTAIRLAQSIGIHRDGASLKLDPFESELRLRLWWHLCVLDSRAPEDHGFTNTIENLDQGLRLPLNVDDAQLYPAMRSLPPDSEKWTEMTFSLVQLEAARLVHRILIAKPRNDLETPENIEAKCAVLAQHNQWIESRFLSLPPASNLHNAACAHYYTACAKIEFMLQVRQELHLSRHREAPGAVFRGLGERPFTAACRTLERSWSLASGQISMEHTWIFKTYTQWYALAYVLRYLCAFPSVPETEEAWVLVNRVFSSIPYAQSGQLARESNTGRNSIWKCLESLRCQALNARTAARGSSVPEPSTPNNSQGDPVEDGALAAEISAPSVDLQDQFSSSEAASLFAGQAEPPRLSDTTQLADQWYSGLPSFGDFAMPEMLYLPEWNDIVNGS, from the exons ATGTACTCCCTGCGCCCGTGCTGGGCTTCG GATATTTCAGATCGCCTGGAACGACTCGAGAGTCTACTGCTAGAAACACTGGGCAGGAATAGTGCTGAACATGCCCTGGCTCCAAAACAGGAggcccaaggacaagaacctCAGATACAAGAGGCTCGTGCTGTACCTGTGCCTCCCACCAAGCCGACATGTCTAAACCATGTCAGCTCCAGACCATGGGAAGCTCTGCTGCAAGCCGGTAATCGGGCTCACTACGTTGACAATACAAACCTGCTTGACCTCTTTCAAGAT GAAGACCGAATCAACCCCCCCGAACTCGAGGAAGTGCAGGAGAGCGTGCCTGGTTCATCCAGTGGGTTGAGCCTTGCGCTTGGTTTATCACCCATGGACCTGGATTCAGGCACTGACCCAGATCGCCTGCACCCAGACGCACGGCTCGCTCTGCGATTATGGACAGTATACGCAGAGAGAGTAGATCCAGtcctcaagatcctccaTATTCCAACTGCACAATCTGCCATGATCGCCATGATCTCAGGTCCAAAGCAGACTAACCATTCTCTCGAGGCACTGGCGTTTGCAGTCTactttgctgctgctaccaGCTTGTCCGAAAATGAGATGTCGACGATCTCAGTAGACTCTCGGCAGGGGTTCCTTCAGAAGTGCAAGCTTGGACTGAACCAGGCCATCACAAAGGCTGATTTTCTGAACGAGCCAAATATGACAACGCTCCAGGCATTGGCTATTTTTGCA ACGTGCCTCAGGGTTCACGACAACAGCCGCGCCGTCTGGGTCCTCATTGGAACTGCGATCCGGCTAGCGCAGTCCATTGGGATTCACCGAGACGGGGCCTCGCTCAAGCTGGACCCTTTCGAGAGCGAGCTCCGTCTCAGGCTGTGGTGGCACCTCTGTGTCCTTGACTCGCGGGCGCCCGAAGACCACggcttcaccaacaccatcgaaAACCTCGATCAAGGGCTTCGGCTGCCCCTCAACGTTGACGACGCTCAGCTCTACCCTGCCATGAGATCTTTGCCGCCTGACTCTGAAAAATGGACAGAAATGACCTTTTCCCTCGTCCAGCTCGAGGCTGCGAGGCTGGTACACCGAATCTTGATCGCAAAACCGAGGAATGACCTTGAAACTCCGGAGAATATCGAGGCAAAATGCGCAGTGCTCGCACAGCACAACCAGTGGATTGAGTCGAGGTTTCTATCTTTGCCCCCAGCGTCAAATCTTCACAATGCTGCGTGTGCCCACTACTACACAGCGTGCGCCAAGATCGAGTTTATGCTTCAGGTACGCCAGGAGCTGCACCTCAGCCGGCACAGGGAGGCGCCGGGAGCCGTGTTCAGGGGCCTTGGGGAGCGGCCATTCACCGCCGCGTGCCGCACACTGGAGAGGAGCTGGTCTCTGGCAAGCGGGCAGATCTCAATGGAGCACACGTGGATCTTCAAGACCTACACCCAGTGGTACGCCCTAGCCTACGTCCTGAGGTACCTCTGTGCTTTCCCCAGCGTCCCCGAGACTGAGGAGGCGTGGGTGCTGGTCAATCGGGTTTTCAGTTCCATACCGTACGCCCAGAGTGGCCAGCTAGCTCGGGAGAGTAACACCGGGAGGAATAGTATTTGGAAGTGCCTGGAGTCGCTGCGCTGCCAGGCCTTGAACGCGAGGACAGCAGCTCGAGGCTCCTCTGTCCCTGAGCCCTCCACCCCTAATAATTCACAGGGCGACCCAGTAGAGGATGGGGCACTGGCAGCTGAAATCAGCGCCCCTTCGGTTGACCTACAGGATCAATTCTCCAGCTCTGAAGCTGCCTCGTTGTTTGCGGGCCAAGCGGAGCCTCCTCGTCTGTCCGATACGACGCAGTTGGCGGATCAATGGTATAGCGGGCTGCCATCCTTTGGCGACTTTGCGATGCCAGAGATGCTTTACTTGCCCGAATGGAATGACATTGTCAACGGGAGCTAG